A window of Longispora fulva contains these coding sequences:
- a CDS encoding condensation domain-containing protein — protein sequence MPTTRPLSDMQRSMLAHEALADRPIYNMPLRFGLTGTVDEEVLGQAFRYAVRRHPALSAHYDVDVAVLTDRPAEFELSHVTCASPEDAAAALGDLWDVPFDLAAELPVRARLVSVAPGEYHLGICVHHVAGDSWSLTLLLNELGSAYATLCRGGTPDATGGPDFFDHAAREQVTSWDHSWWRERLRDVRPQPFPREIEPDEEDSGRILDFPLRLDAAHTRGVRRLAREARVSPATVLFAAVSDAVSDGDTTRETVVGLPVALRDTDALQRTVGPLLNTLPVRTSWRTGVAGRGIVHTHAEAIGDAMAHKEMPLSQILRAAEIRRVPGTAPLFLHLVNIDTEVPRLRLPGIRATAHTVPLRWAQLPACWEFGWATVGNLEGTLRVATDAFDEELANMLVADFRSSLARVLSDL from the coding sequence GTGCCTACTACTCGTCCCCTTTCCGACATGCAAAGATCCATGCTCGCCCACGAGGCGCTCGCGGACCGCCCGATCTACAACATGCCCCTGCGTTTCGGGCTCACCGGCACCGTCGACGAGGAGGTGCTGGGGCAGGCATTCCGGTACGCCGTTCGCCGGCACCCGGCGCTGTCCGCCCACTACGACGTGGACGTCGCGGTCCTCACCGACCGGCCTGCCGAGTTCGAGCTCTCGCACGTGACCTGCGCGTCGCCCGAGGACGCGGCGGCCGCCCTGGGCGACCTCTGGGACGTGCCCTTCGATCTGGCGGCGGAGCTTCCCGTCCGCGCCCGGCTGGTGTCGGTCGCTCCGGGTGAGTACCACCTCGGCATCTGCGTGCACCACGTCGCGGGTGACAGCTGGTCCCTGACGTTGCTGCTGAACGAACTCGGCAGCGCCTACGCGACCCTGTGCCGGGGCGGCACGCCCGACGCGACCGGCGGGCCGGACTTCTTCGACCACGCCGCTCGGGAGCAGGTCACGTCCTGGGACCACAGCTGGTGGCGGGAACGGTTGCGTGACGTGCGACCGCAGCCGTTCCCCCGCGAGATCGAACCGGACGAGGAGGACAGCGGCCGGATCCTCGACTTCCCCCTGCGGCTCGACGCGGCCCACACGCGGGGCGTGCGGCGGTTGGCCCGGGAGGCACGGGTGTCCCCCGCGACCGTTCTTTTCGCCGCAGTCAGCGACGCCGTGTCCGACGGGGACACCACGCGCGAGACGGTGGTCGGACTGCCGGTGGCGCTCCGGGACACGGATGCCCTGCAACGGACGGTCGGTCCGTTGCTCAACACGCTGCCGGTGAGGACCTCGTGGCGGACGGGTGTCGCGGGCAGGGGCATCGTCCACACGCACGCGGAGGCGATCGGGGACGCGATGGCACACAAGGAGATGCCGCTGTCGCAGATCCTCAGGGCCGCGGAGATCCGGCGGGTCCCGGGAACCGCGCCGCTGTTCCTGCACCTGGTCAACATCGACACCGAGGTACCGCGGCTACGGCTGCCCGGAATCCGCGCCACCGCGCACACGGTTCCGCTGCGCTGGGCGCAGCTTCCCGCATGCTGGGAGTTCGGGTGGGCCACCGTGGGCAATCTGGAGGGCACCCTGCGGGTCGCCACCGACGCCTTCGACGAGGAACTCGCGAACATGCTCGTGGCCGACTTCCGGTCCAGCCTGGCCCGCGTCCTGAGCGACCTGTGA